The window GACCagtctctccagcaccttcatcACATGAGATGTGAGGGTTACTGGTCGGTAATCATTGAGTCCAGAAGGAGTCGTCTTCTTCGGGACAGGAACCACGCAGGACGTCTTCCACAGTGCTGGGATCCTttctaggtacaggctcaggttaaggttaaggttaaaAAGTCTTTCgcccacaaagacacaaagtctgCGGCGACAAACTTTCAGAATTTCCGTCAGAAGCATATTTTTCAGCACATTCTTGATCATAACTTCGGTTAGCATGCATGTATTAGCCCCGACGTGATaccgaaacagctctggtctttTAGCTTTTGAATGACATCTGACCTGCTCCAATAGATGACTGCTTACCCTACCTCTGCTGGGGCACAATAGTCAATTACTCACTGATGTGTCAAAAGTTTCTGCCCCTAGTCTTATGTGTGCGGCTTGAACTAGTTTAGATGGATTTTACTTTGAAGTGGCTCTCCAAAGGGCACAGGTTTGGCACACCTGGTCCTATCCTTAGAAAAACCTGTACAAAATACTCAGTTTTTGTTGTATTACAGTCAAATTTGAAGTGGGACTAGGTAAGACTTCAGGCTGTAGTCCCATTGTGTTTTTCAGTCCGCAGCCCGATGCTAAAGTCACTTTTAAGACTCATATTTAGGAAGAAAAATTGGGCAAACATAAAAATCCATCTCTTACCAGCCCTCTACTCCAAGTGGTTCAAGTACGGCTTTCAATTTACTTTGGGTATGCTTTTTTTAGGAGTTGCAGACAATAATTGCCCGCCTGTTAAGGGGTTAACGTCGTAGGGTCCTGTGCAGACATGGAGGGAGCAAAATGGTCCAAAACCAGTCAGAGTTGGACAGAGAGGTTCTAAATCCTGAGCCAGATGATgttctttgctttgttttcacCTCTCTGGAAACTACCGACCCTTCAGAAAATGTCCGACTACCTGGATTCAACTAACTTAAAAAAGTACTGAGGCTCGCAGTCCACCAACCAGGACGCCTGGTGCTTCTCAGGAGAAGCGACAACGAGAGAAAAAGCCAGACGGTTTGGTCACAAAGCTCCGAAGACCAACAGCAGATGCAGATTCCTCGTGGCTACCGATGAGAACCACACAGAAGCAAACATCTAGCACTACCTGAGGACTTCTCAAAGCCTGATGTCGCTGAGCTGGAAAAAGCAGAAGACAGAGCAGATTTAATGCGCTGGAAGTTTGTCAGGCCGTCGAGGCAAAAACCAAGGAATAATCCTTTAAGTGGCACTGAAGGCGTGTTTAATGAAACGCATACAAAATCCAAACTCTTTACAATAACAAAACTCTCCAGTCTCAATCCAAATCTCCAACACTGCCCCAACAAACCATTTTGCCCCCCTTTTAAAACCCTACCCTAGGTCACATGACCAATTAGACCAAACCATTAACAGGTAGGTTCAAATATTtacataattatcaataaatCATAAATATGTACATACATCCATAATTGCAATATATACTCAATATAATCACCTATTCACAAACCCCTAAACCATTACTTAACACCCAAACACTTATACATGAataaacacatttacacactcCCCTACTCCCCCCTCCTACTTGCTACTGTCCTCCGGAACCATATTTAAGGGCTCATGTCCCCGGGGACCTCTTTTGATGCGACACCCCGGGAGGACAGAGCAGCCGGTTGAGGTAAGTTtcgcctttgttttgttatagTTCATTTCAATCGGCGTTACAAAGTATTTTCCTAcattatttttcacttttttttgccAAATATCAGCAAATCCTTGTTCAAAGTCCTTTTAGGGGAAGAACTCGAGTCTGGTACATTCTGTAAAACACACCTTATTATTTAGATCTCAGCTCAGTTATGATGATTAGATGTAGTTACTGATGTGTCCACTAGGTGGTGCACGTTATCCATCCCCACATAAAGGGAGCAGAGCAGCACTGGGACGTGTCACAAGGTTATTGGTacaaataaaaaagaacaaTAATGATAAGAATGATAAGAAGCAGGTTAAACAGTCGAGTTTAAGCAGTTTAGTAACTTCTGGAAGGTTTTATTGGCTGAAGAGGAGCAGTAAACGCATGAAATGTACGTAGTTAACGCACTGATTTCCTTCATTGCCCCGAGGCCTCGCTGCCTCTGTCGGCTCTCATGGATTTTAGTTCCTGCTGGGAGGTTGTCTGAGTCCCTGAAGAGGACGCCGCGCCCTCGCCTTCACCCCGTCTGCAGAGCAGGGCGGGGGGCACGGCCCCCAGCAGAGCCTTCCTGAACATGGAGCTGGAGAAAACGTAGACGATGGGGTCCAGGGCCGAGTTGAGGAAGTTCAGACCCAAAGACACGATGGTGAGCTGCGTGAAGGTGTAGAAGGCGGCGCAGTCCCAGGGGCGGTACGAGCGGATGATCCACACCCCGATGGTGGTCACTGTGGTGGGCAGGAAGCAGACCACGAACACCCCCACGATGGCGGCGCACGTTCGCATGGCCTTGCGCACCTTGTCGGGTTTGCCGATCTGCCGCTGCTTCAGGAAGCTGGAGATCCGGATGGAGCAGAACAGCAGCATGGCCATCGGGAGAATGAACTCCACCACGGTCAGGACGCGGTGCATGGCGACCAGGATGATGATGGCCCGGGACGCCTCTTTGtaggaggtgaagaagaagcacTGCCGCCGGTCACCGCTCCCCTTGATGTGGTTGTAAGCCAGCATGGGGACCCGAGGACTGATCACCAGCACCCAGACGAGCGCCGACACCAGCGCCGCCTGCCGCCTGGTCATACGGTTAAAGCGGTGGTGAGGGTGGACCACCTGGAAGGAGAGGACAGTGATGACACGTTGTGATGTCACGCTGTGATGTCATTCTGCAGTCCTGCTCTCTGTTTGAGCCGGTTTCTGTTCGGCCTGACAACACGTTTAAGGTTTATAAGCTTTAATAAAAAGGTTTGTCACACAGGAATAGGattgttttgaaaataattatgattacaatgaatttaactctatttggcttgaattggactataccaGTGCTTCTCAAAGTGTGGGGGGCGCCCCACTGGTGGGGAACGGAGACATGGCAAGTGGGGCGCGACAAACGGGaggaaaatttaaattttatgcccatcttaaatgcttttctttattgacaataaagataattcatgaaacaaaacacccacacacaaacaaagtaatAATGAATAGCTAAAATTATGAGAGGGCATTGGGAGAAAAACGTAACCTGGAACTAAAGTGTAAAAACAATGACTGACGTTGGGTTGTTAATTGTAGCAGATAGCGTAACTGTGAGCAACATGGATACATTTATGACTCGGACCACAAAAGAGCTCCAGCaccatcacaaacacacaagacaACCAAAAAACCCAACccaaaagaaaatatgatgAAAGCTATCTTTCGCCTGGTAAAGGCTGCGTTAACAGTCGAGCAATAATGGCCTCATACAAAGTTACATACAGAATCCCGCAATGCAACCACAGGCTTCTCAGCTGTGACTTCtctgaaaacaaaatacagatcTTAGCTCAACATTGAGCATGACTTGAGAGGCAGTTTCAAGCCTGCAAACACATTTTGAGAAGTTGAGCAGTGCAAAACGGGCTCATTGTAGCCACTAATGCAGGGATACATTttagctgtttttgttttgtgcacagattgcaaatgaaacacttttattttctctttttgaactttgtgttatttgatgttattgattttgattcattataaaatatgacgttagttcaataaagtttttataataaaaaatataaatattttttgttggggCAACAGGGGCAGGTGGGGCTTGGAAATCCCCACTTGTTCAAAGTGAGGAATGACCAAAAAAAGTTTGAGAGCCactggactatactatttaagtgccttgagatgacatttgttgtaatttggcgctttataaataaaactgaactgaattgaattgaaaaggttttcctcagtgtgctcatAACAGATGCAACTTGTTCTGCTTCCTCACCTTAAAGTAGCGGTAAATAGCCACCACGGTCATGAGCGCGATGCTGGCTGTGCGGTTGGAGAACATGAGGAAGAGGTTGATCCGGCACATGCCGTCTCCAAACACCCAGTGGCCCCTGAGCAAGGCATCGATCCTCAGCGGCAGACTCACTAAAGCCAGGAAGTCTGCGATGACCAGGTTGAAGAGGAACAGGGTGTTGGGGTTCCAGGCCTTCAGTTTAAAGCAGAAGATCCACAGAGCCACCATGTttcccagcagccccaggaTGACGTCCATGGTGAGCACCGGGGGCAGGATCACGCCTTCCAGCTGGATGCCAACCGGTGGGCAGCCGCCACCCCCTCCAGGAGTCGTGAGGTTTAAGGTGGTGGTAAAGTTAGTCTCCGGGACCATTTTGTCAAATTCTGATTATTTTATCCGTCCAAAGCAGAGCAAACAACCCAGGGACGAGTTGCTTCGAAGTGCTTCTGTTATAAATAAGCTGTGAGTTTGGTGGTTAAATAAGAGTCCCGGGGGGGAACCCGTGTGGCCAAACCAAGGAAGGTTTAGTAATTCAGGAAATCTGCACTTCCTCTTTTCCTTCTGTGGTAAGAAATCTGTGTAATGACAcaaacatttgcatatatttttggaagatagatctgaacatgtgACAAAGCCAAAAGTATTttatcattttgtttacacccaaaatgaaaagaaaattacagagggatttcaggatatctgctttaatttcctaggaaatcaaaatatactgcccatagcctaaaaaagaTCCATTTTCGCCACatctttttattataatgtcacataaatcaggccagtaatgatttatcaacaaatccttctgtaaatatcttcagaatactgctaagtgtataactggaaagtttggtgttagtaggtgctccataggctgagatattgatactggaaaaattcaaataactgattttgagaaaacggcatttaaagatttaaataggggaattcattttggtaaatttggggcgaaacgtactgtcgcgagtaaacaaaatgtgatgaaataaacattttaatttatgttttgaaatcaGAGGTCGGCACACACGGCAGTAAAATACGTGAATGTTTCCACACAAACGGCAGAGAATTACATGAGATTAGATTAATCCAGGACTCACGTGGGAACAGTTTCATTCATAAAGTGCCGCAGGCAGAAATGGAGGATGAATGACACTTTCTGGTATATTTATGGCTCTGACAGCAGGACGATTCTGTGTCATCGTGACCACACAGTTACTGATacacagagaaaaaagaaaacttaatgTGCAGGCACACatgcagaagaagaacaaagaCTAATTCAAAAGTTTCTCAACACCATCCTGAGTTAGTTCCCTTATTCGACCACATTTCCTGGAAGATTCTCGCTTGCTAAATCTAAATGTATGACACGTCAGTAATGAGGTTTGCAGTTCAACCTGTGGCCAGTACAAGTGTtgtgaaagtgttttattttgcaGGGTGTGGAAATTATTGAGGAAGTTCTGAAAAAACAAGattgctgctgtttctgctgtgtgtgaTTAATCAGCAGGTTTTTACACGACTTGTTTTTGCTGCCATGATGAACTTTGTGTGAAGGGGTTAACCCGAGTTAGTTAGGGTTTAACCCGAGTTAGTTAGGGTTTAACTCGAGTTAGTTAGGGTTTAACCTGAGTTAGTCAGGGTTAACCTGAGTTATTTAGGGTTTAACCTGAGTTAGTTAGGGGTTACCGGAgttagttagggttaacccGAGTTATTTAGGGGTTAACCTGGGTTAGTTAGGGGTTAATCTGAGTTAGTTAGGGTTTACCCGAGTTAGTTAGGTTTAACCCGAGTTATTTAGGGGTTAACCCGGGTTAGTTAGGGGTTAACCTGAGTTAGTTAGGGGTTAACCTG of the Odontesthes bonariensis isolate fOdoBon6 chromosome 23, fOdoBon6.hap1, whole genome shotgun sequence genome contains:
- the LOC142373872 gene encoding hydroxycarboxylic acid receptor 2-like; amino-acid sequence: MVPETNFTTTLNLTTPGGGGGCPPVGIQLEGVILPPVLTMDVILGLLGNMVALWIFCFKLKAWNPNTLFLFNLVIADFLALVSLPLRIDALLRGHWVFGDGMCRINLFLMFSNRTASIALMTVVAIYRYFKVVHPHHRFNRMTRRQAALVSALVWVLVISPRVPMLAYNHIKGSGDRRQCFFFTSYKEASRAIIILVAMHRVLTVVEFILPMAMLLFCSIRISSFLKQRQIGKPDKVRKAMRTCAAIVGVFVVCFLPTTVTTIGVWIIRSYRPWDCAAFYTFTQLTIVSLGLNFLNSALDPIVYVFSSSMFRKALLGAVPPALLCRRGEGEGAASSSGTQTTSQQELKSMRADRGSEASGQ